A stretch of the Streptomyces sp. NBC_00078 genome encodes the following:
- a CDS encoding ROK family transcriptional regulator, protein MAGVTGGVAGVSWPVGANLPALRSHNMALVLDLLRTAGADGISRLELAERTGLTPQAVSKITARLRADGLVAEAGRRASTGGKPRTVLRLVPEAGHAVGLHLDRDELRTVLVDLTGAVVGERRTSLDLGVGPEAVVAAVAGETGALLGAVPGGLDAGSLLGAGVALPGPLDHARGVLHRVTGFPEWDGFPLRDALARRLGVPVVLDKDTNAAALRLAVEGEGGSFAYLYLGTGLGAGLVLGGTVHRGARTGAGEFGHQVVQLDGPLCGCGNRGCVEALCLAAVARGRVDEAARVLGTAAGNLVALLDIDLVLLGGRTVTAAPDVFVRGVGAVLDERARRVGEPAVSVRVASGGVAEGAAQLVLAPLFGRADG, encoded by the coding sequence ATGGCCGGTGTGACCGGTGGGGTGGCCGGTGTGTCCTGGCCCGTCGGCGCGAATCTGCCGGCGCTGCGCAGTCACAACATGGCGCTCGTACTCGACCTGCTGCGCACGGCCGGTGCGGACGGGATCAGCCGGCTCGAACTCGCCGAGCGGACCGGGCTGACCCCGCAGGCCGTCAGCAAGATCACTGCCCGGCTGCGCGCCGACGGGCTCGTTGCGGAGGCGGGCCGCCGCGCCTCGACCGGGGGCAAGCCCCGTACGGTGCTGCGGCTCGTGCCTGAGGCGGGGCACGCGGTCGGGCTGCATCTGGACCGGGACGAACTGCGGACGGTGCTGGTCGATCTCACGGGCGCCGTGGTGGGGGAGCGTCGCACCTCGCTGGACCTGGGGGTGGGGCCGGAGGCCGTGGTGGCGGCGGTCGCGGGAGAGACGGGCGCGCTGCTGGGCGCGGTGCCGGGAGGACTGGACGCCGGGTCCCTCCTCGGCGCGGGTGTCGCCCTGCCCGGTCCCCTCGACCACGCCCGCGGTGTTCTGCACCGGGTGACGGGATTCCCCGAGTGGGACGGCTTCCCGCTGCGGGACGCGCTCGCGCGGCGGCTCGGGGTGCCGGTCGTCCTGGACAAGGACACCAACGCGGCCGCGCTCCGGCTGGCCGTCGAAGGCGAGGGCGGGTCCTTCGCCTATCTGTATCTCGGTACGGGACTCGGTGCCGGACTCGTCCTCGGCGGGACCGTGCACCGGGGCGCCCGTACCGGGGCCGGTGAGTTCGGGCACCAGGTCGTCCAGCTGGACGGACCGCTGTGCGGCTGCGGCAACCGCGGCTGCGTCGAGGCGCTGTGTCTGGCCGCGGTGGCACGCGGCCGGGTCGACGAGGCGGCACGCGTGCTCGGCACAGCGGCCGGCAACCTGGTCGCCCTGCTCGACATCGACCTCGTCCTCCTCGGCGGCCGCACCGTCACGGCCGCCCCGGACGTCTTCGTACGGGGGGTGGGCGCCGTCCTCGACGAGCGTGCCCGGCGAGTGGGCGAGCCGGCGGTGTCGGTACGGGTTGCCTCGGGCGGGGTCGCCGAGGGGGCGGCGCAGCTG
- a CDS encoding Gfo/Idh/MocA family oxidoreductase, which produces MTRTPLRVGLIGYGLAGSVFHAPLIAATEGLALDTVVTSNPERQKQARTEFPDVRVAAAPDELLGRAAELDLIVIASPNRTHVSLATAALKAGLPVVVDKPVAGTAAEARELAALAEERGLLLSVFQNRRWDNDFLTLRKLLAEGELGDVWRFESRFERWRPQTKGGWRESGDPAEIGGLLYDLGSHVVDQALVLFGPAAQVYAETDIRRQGAETDDDTFIALTHTSGVRSHLYVSATTAQLGPRFRVLGSRAGYVKYGLDPQEAALREGRRPGTAADWGTEAESLWGRVGAGSPPSGGESPLTGGGRPEPTLPGDYPAYYAAVTRALIDGGPNPVTAAEAAAALDVLEAARRSARDQVAVTL; this is translated from the coding sequence ATGACTCGTACTCCTCTCCGCGTGGGTCTCATCGGCTACGGCCTCGCGGGCTCCGTCTTCCACGCCCCGCTGATCGCCGCCACCGAGGGCCTCGCCCTCGACACGGTGGTCACCTCGAACCCGGAGCGGCAGAAGCAGGCCCGCACCGAGTTCCCGGACGTACGCGTGGCGGCGGCCCCCGACGAGCTGCTCGGCCGCGCCGCCGAGCTGGACCTGATCGTCATCGCGTCCCCGAACAGGACGCACGTCTCGCTGGCGACGGCCGCCCTGAAGGCCGGTCTCCCGGTGGTGGTGGACAAGCCCGTGGCCGGCACGGCGGCCGAGGCGCGCGAGCTGGCCGCCCTCGCCGAGGAGCGCGGCCTCCTCCTCTCCGTCTTCCAGAACCGTCGCTGGGACAACGACTTCCTGACCCTCCGCAAGCTGCTCGCCGAGGGCGAGTTGGGCGACGTATGGCGCTTCGAGTCCCGCTTCGAGCGGTGGCGCCCGCAGACCAAGGGCGGCTGGCGCGAGTCCGGCGACCCCGCAGAGATCGGAGGTCTTCTCTACGATCTCGGCAGCCATGTCGTCGACCAGGCGCTGGTCCTCTTCGGCCCGGCCGCGCAGGTGTACGCCGAGACGGACATCCGCCGCCAGGGCGCGGAGACCGACGACGACACGTTCATCGCGCTCACGCACACGAGCGGTGTGCGCTCCCACCTGTACGTCTCCGCGACGACCGCCCAACTCGGCCCGCGTTTCCGGGTGCTGGGTTCGCGGGCTGGTTACGTGAAGTACGGCCTCGACCCGCAGGAGGCGGCGCTGCGCGAGGGCAGGCGTCCGGGCACGGCAGCCGACTGGGGCACGGAGGCGGAGTCCCTGTGGGGCCGGGTCGGTGCTGGGAGTCCCCCCTCTGGCGGCGAGTCCCCGCTGACCGGCGGTGGCCGCCCCGAACCCACCCTCCCGGGCGACTACCCCGCGTACTATGCGGCCGTGACCAGGGCTCTCATCGACGGCGGCCCCAACCCGGTGACCGCTGCCGAGGCGGCCGCCGCCCTCGACGTACTGGAGGCGGCCCGCCGTTCGGCCCGCGACCAAGTGGCGGTGACGCTGTGA
- a CDS encoding heme-degrading domain-containing protein, with product MTRNQEITPKFHPELTPPLEELEAQERRLVFSQFTHDDAWALGSLLVELARERQAPVAVDIHRSGQQLFHAALPGSTPDNDAWIARKRRVVERYGSASYLVGARFRAKGSTFEDSSRLDPDVYAAHGGSFPINVLGVGVIGAVTVSGLPQLADHRLVVEALEEFLKR from the coding sequence GTGACGCGCAACCAGGAGATCACCCCGAAGTTCCACCCGGAACTCACCCCGCCCCTGGAGGAACTGGAGGCGCAGGAACGGCGCCTGGTCTTCAGCCAGTTCACCCACGACGACGCCTGGGCCCTTGGGTCGCTCCTCGTGGAGCTGGCCCGGGAACGCCAGGCGCCCGTCGCCGTCGACATCCACCGCTCGGGCCAGCAGCTCTTCCACGCCGCGCTCCCCGGCTCCACACCCGACAACGACGCCTGGATCGCCCGCAAGCGTCGCGTGGTCGAGCGCTACGGCTCCGCCTCCTACCTGGTCGGCGCACGCTTCCGCGCCAAGGGCAGCACCTTCGAGGACTCCTCCCGCCTGGACCCGGACGTGTACGCGGCCCACGGCGGCTCCTTCCCGATCAACGTCCTCGGCGTGGGCGTGATCGGCGCGGTCACCGTCTCCGGCCTGCCGCAACTGGCGGACCACCGGCTCGTGGTGGAGGCGCTGGAGGAGTTCCTGAAGCGCTGA
- a CDS encoding fumarylacetoacetate hydrolase family protein: MKLLRVGTAGAEKPALLDAEGVLRDLSGLVPDIDGALLADDEALGRVRSAADAGELPALDAAGLRVGPPLARIGKIVCIGLNYHDHARETGAEPPAEPVIFFKAADTVVGPHDTVLVPRGSVKTDWEVELAVVIGRTARYVESAQDALGHVAGYAVAHDVSEREFQIERGGTWDKGKNCETFNPLGPWLVTADEIADPQDLALRLWVNGELKQDGTTAEQIFPVAEVVRYVSQFMTLYPGDVINTGTPAGVALGEPEPKPFLRAGDVVELEIEGLGRQRQEFKDA, translated from the coding sequence ATGAAGCTGCTGCGAGTCGGTACGGCGGGAGCGGAGAAGCCCGCGCTGCTGGACGCCGAGGGGGTGCTGCGGGACCTCTCCGGTCTCGTCCCGGACATCGACGGCGCGCTGCTCGCCGACGACGAGGCGCTGGGGCGCGTCCGGTCCGCGGCCGATGCCGGTGAGCTGCCCGCGCTGGACGCGGCCGGGCTGCGGGTGGGGCCGCCTCTCGCGCGCATCGGCAAGATCGTGTGCATCGGGCTGAACTACCACGACCACGCCCGCGAGACCGGGGCCGAGCCGCCCGCCGAGCCGGTGATCTTCTTCAAGGCCGCGGACACGGTCGTCGGGCCCCATGACACGGTGCTGGTCCCCCGCGGGTCGGTGAAGACCGACTGGGAGGTCGAGCTGGCGGTCGTCATCGGGCGTACGGCCCGGTATGTGGAGTCGGCGCAGGACGCGCTCGGCCACGTCGCCGGGTACGCGGTGGCGCACGACGTGTCCGAGCGCGAGTTCCAGATCGAGCGGGGCGGGACCTGGGACAAGGGGAAGAACTGCGAGACGTTCAACCCGCTGGGTCCGTGGCTGGTGACCGCGGACGAGATCGCCGATCCGCAGGACCTGGCGCTGAGGCTGTGGGTCAACGGGGAGTTGAAGCAGGACGGGACGACGGCCGAGCAGATCTTCCCCGTGGCGGAAGTGGTGCGGTACGTCAGCCAGTTCATGACCCTGTACCCGGGCGATGTCATCAACACCGGTACGCCGGCTGGGGTCGCGCTGGGAGAGCCCGAGCCGAAGCCGTTCCTGCGGGCCGGGGATGTCGTGGAGCTGGAGATCGAGGGGCTCGGGCGGCAGCGGCAGGAGTTCAAGGACGCGTAA